The sequence below is a genomic window from Stigmatopora nigra isolate UIUO_SnigA chromosome 4, RoL_Snig_1.1, whole genome shotgun sequence.
ctatgagagtaagcagtagtacttgtaggtttatctcattcatttacctgaataatattgggaaaatctttgcaagcacttggatttgaactcaaGACCAAATaagtggaagactgatgacttatccactgggccaccactcccCAAGATTAGTGTGTAGTATATTATTTAGTATAGTAGtacttttttacttaaaaaaacaacattgtataGTAGGACTTTTTTACTTCGAAAAACGACAGTTTCGAatgacttttttactttaaaccaACCCATTGGACCAGAGGAGCCCATTATGTAGATGGGGATCTACCGTTAGATCGCCAAGGTACTATTATGAATTTGAGAGTGGATTTCACCCCCATTCCTTGGCGCTCCCATACATCTTGATAGTTTAATGCAATGTATATCATTACATAATAGCAGAGCTTTATCAGTGGCGTGTAAAAAAGATATTGTCCAAGGTTGGCTCCTTAATCCAGGAccactttgcccacccctgaattCTAACCTTAACAACAAAGTATATCGGGGGAAGTTGGCTAATTGGACAAGTAGAtcttgaagcaaaaaaacaatatgaacGCCCCTGCACTAGACAAACATGGCTGCCTAGTGGGAAAATTTCTCCTGGAAAAACTAATGATTGAAACAGAGCATTGGGTAAACCAAGCATTTCTTGAGGCATCACCAGGGCTCACTGAAATACTAAAAATAGTAGGTGTCATTCAACGGTTACAATTCTTTTTTGCAGTATGCTTACTGAAAGAAACATTCTCAGTAGATCATGTCTTGGGTAACAAAAAGGAATCTAAAGGAATCCACTTTGGGATATTCCTAATTAAAAAGTCGTACTGACCATATCTTTACAAATAAAAACCTTTGAAATCCTACCTCCCATGGCAGCAAAGCTGGGGTCAATGTGGAGGGGGTTCCAGTCGCCACTCAGACGGTACAAAGCTGCCTGGGAGGACAACAAGATAACCACCAGTAAGAGGTCATGATatagaatacattttaaaataataagccCCTCTGCAGATTTCATTTGTTTGCTCTTCACCTGGTCATTAGTGGTGGAATCCACCAATACTGCGTCTGGAGCTCGCTGAGGCGGCGGCACGAGAGGCTGCGGGTTAGTGCACACGGTAGGAAGTGCCATTAGTATTCCCCCATCGTCTTGTGTTGTCATAAAAACACTGAGAATAACACACTTTAGCTTTCTCCGATGTTCTTTTGCCACCGAAGCCTCCAGCGCCAACGACGAAGACAGAAAACTGGTTGAAGCACAACAGCTCGTCGCCATTGTACGTTTTCACTGAGGGAGGAAGGGAAGGACTCAAAAGCAGTCAAATCAAGTGGATGGCTCCTGGGGAGACTAACTCACTCACCATCAAGGAGAATGATGGCCCCGGAGCCCTTGTCCAAAATGTCTGCGATGGTGGCCTTGGAGGTCAGTTGTCCTGGGGAAGGAAAAAATTACATATTGATAAGTAACGGCGTGACCTTTTATCGGAAGTTAGGCTGTAGGCTGAGTCTAGATACCGGACGTGGGGAGCGGTTTGTAGAGCTCAAGATATTGTTCGCCATGTAGCACCTGGCACGTGACATACAGAGGAGAAAAAGACAGGTGGTAAGATCAATGCCGATATCTTGGAAAAAGTGTCAAATCTAACACATCaatcatgtcattttcaaaGGTTCCAATCAGGTAAAAAGATGGGTTTATcatgtataatataatataaaataaataattggaaCCTCCctattttgggtaaaaaatattataataattacaCAAGAAACGGTTTGGTTATTGCAtatgatgtcaaataaagtGAAGCTTTGGTTCAACCATTCCAAGTTTGATATAGATTGGACGCTTATGCTGCAGTTTCCTAACCTGCGTGAGGTCGATGTTGAATCCAGGCAATGAACTCAGGCCACCTTCCATCATGGCGGCTTGGGAGGGAATGACACCAAAGGTGGGGAGGGAGCCAAAGTCTGGATGGCCTTCATACAGAAAcctggggaaaaaagaaaagaaaaccatAAGTTTGATCACTGTTGATCACGTCAATTCCGTGGTAGTAATCCCATACCGGAGGTGGTCAGGGTCTTTAGTGGACATGCCCACACCGAGAGCGTAGAGGATGCACTGCGTGTGGGAGAAAGTGAATGTCGTCGGAGGAAGTTTTAGTCCCACTGCTGCGGTCTAAGCAGAACAAGAGGAGACGTTACAAGCTGACCTATTCCTTGGAATAGACAAAGTAATGAATGTGTCCCTCCCATCCTTTGGCAGCTTTGTAAAAATGGAGGTCTTTAACTAAACTAATTATCAAATCAGACTTCCTGCGAACCCCTGGCAGGCAACTGCTTTTTCATTAGTGTCATTCATGGCCACCGCCTTGGCTTTTTGTTCCGGCCGATGGATGCGATTGCTCCCGCGCTTGACAATAGTGACCAGCCGGTTCATGATAACTGCACTGACGGCCCCGTTTTTAATTAAGACCAATGTGGCGCACTGCCTTTCTGCCCCGCGTTAAATCGTGGACCCCAGTAATGAATCATTAATGTGCTTGGGCACACAGCCGTGCATGGCTTATCTATCACATAAAATTCTATTACGAATTGAAATGCGTTGAAATCATAAAAATGCTCTGTTCTGCCTGAAACGATACTTTGAATGTGATTTAAAGTTAACCTATTAGCtgctattgacagtgatagacgtccaatacatttcTACTGGAAGGAGCTGTTCTTTTTGACTTTTagttgtattttattcattttaaaatgtatcagtCTTCACActttcaaacaatgatcttttggactgattaaaatgaaattattatcATATTTACTGACGCCGTTGCAGCCTTTTTTAATCAACCGTCACCTTTATGTGCACTGTTTCGGGGGAGGGCGGGTCCACGCATGGCTAGGATACagaataaaattaaacaaatgatAAGCAAATGTCACGTATTGTGAacatatgaatgaatgtatgccGCATTGAAAACTAGCATTCGTCCCGTTATGTTATAGTTGTCCGAGACACGTCAGAAATGTTGGTCATGGAAATATTTTCACTATTGTCATCGTTAACGAAAACGACACtgcctcccagtttaaatggtaTCTATCACTGAATGAATCGAAAGATGCCAAGTAGATTAGTTGTAACTTACAGGGTTGGTGCCAGGTGTGGGGGATGCCACAGGAGCCGAGGTTGAGCTGGTGGTAACGCCCTGCTCCGACTCAACCTTGGACAGTACGCTCACAACGGACTGAAGAGATTCTGGCaagaagtaagaaaaaaaaattaaggagaCTAGGACAAGATTTTATGTGACAATTGCACAACAACAACGCAAACAAACAGCCATCTCTTGGCTgtcagtgtggaaaaaaaaaacatacataagtCACAGGCAACTTATAGTTCGGAAAATACGGTTATTGAGGTGAGGTCATTTAAATTTAgtctttaatatatttattgtttttcctttcatccattcattttaagaaccggttatcctcacatgggtcacaGGGTGTGCTGgaaccttgcatgtttttgggatgtgggaggaaaccggagtgccggGTGAAAACCCACGGAAACTTGggtagaaaatgcaaactccacacagtgaggaccgacttgAAATCGAATCCAAAAACCTTACATTTCGTAAAATACAGTTATCAGTCACCACATTCAAATCTATATTAAgccaaatgttaaaaataactgaacagtaaatagctcattggctgccaatgcaaattttaaatgcattatgTAACGTCATAGAGTAGCAAACAGCAAGATGTTCTAGTTTGTTTCATTCAATGCACAATTTCATGAAAAACGATGAAGCGTTCCAATGCTATTTGGGTAACAGAACAAAAAGGAAGAGGTTCTGgactgagaggaaaaaaaaatcatatgtaGAGTTGAAGGTGGGTGTAGGTAGTTGAAGGTAGTTATAGCAACAAGATTCGTTAATAAGCTACAAATGAGGAGGCAGCACAAAGTCATGCTAATGAGAGCGACCTGGCTCCCAGTGGGGCTGCCGCCCCCGTGCGCTTTGACGCGAACAGCGCCGCCCTCACTGCTGCTGTACAATAGAGAGTGAGGGAGGGTCGGAGTGATGGAGAAAGCCGTGAAAAGTAACACAAAATTATAATTACAGCAATAATTGTGTGTGCCTCTTTAAATACTCCTCACCTTTACTTGTTTTTCTTAACCTCTAACCACAGATTGCCTCACTCTACAACGGCAAACACGAGAGGAATACTGATGAGCTGGGACCCAAAGGTTTCGTTTTCGATTTTGCACTCAAGAAATAACAAATGTCTATTACAAAGAGATCAATGaagataaatgtttgttttggcaaaatcaatcaaaactgGGACTAGTTTAGAATTGAGCCTGAATAGCCTGCAAAATTAATAGAGATAACCTGAGTGAAAATACAACGCTGTTAACTCActccctgccattgacaggtaTAGGCATTCAACCCTTTTTAGCTAGTAGACTCTGTCAGCTATCCACTGGAAATTAATTTACCATCTATGGCAAGGCACTGTTCAGACCGGAGGGGGGGTGGTTGTGCGCGAACAAGCGGCTCTCGAGCCCCATGTGGCTCCCGGTCAAAATGAATGCAACTCATGGCTTCTTATCATGTCTTTTATATATTGTAGAgctttgcctcatttcatgtttctcttatttgtaTTCTTTCTTAAAACACACTGAAATTTCTCAGAGCccattacaaataaataataaatcatatttaaaaaataatttggcagattggattggAGACTGCCAATCATCTGGtgtggtgtggctctttgactctcagttttgtttttgctctttgtgtccAACTTTGTTTGCCAACCCCGGGTTTAGACTTTCCTGCCTGTGTAAACTTTCATTTTCAACTTTATCGCCAACTGGAGGTGggttgaaggtttttttttttggggtggggggtatCTTTTAGGTAGTAGACCGATTTATAATTGAAGCATTGGAGTGCTACGGTCTTCTCTGATGATTTCAGCCAGGGTTGAACATGTAACCTTTGAAAAACCTGTCACGAATCACTGACCTTGTATTGAAGTAGGCTTGGTTGAGTCTGTAAAATCACAAACTTTGTCCCACTGGTCCCTGACCACCTCGGGAGTCATGGGCTGGTTCTTCTGTCTAGTGATGCAGCCCTGAGTCCGCTCCCAGCGCACTGCACACACATAAACGCGCAAGCACATTGCTGTTAAGCGGGGCATTTTGGAATTGCGGCGAGTGCAAATCTACAGTTCCATTGGTGGCGCTCTAGGTGAATTCATATCAGATGCACAACAGGactacaaaaaattaaaaaataaaataaaaacttacaTTTGCCAATCCAGCCTGCACCAACCTGCAAGCAAATGAATCATCATATAAATGTGGGAGCATGTTTGAGCCAGGTTTCAATATGAGTGGGAGTAAGACCTCAAAAAGTCCTCCGTTTTCTTGGCATTGTTCATGACAGAGCCACAGCACCATTGGGGCCACATACTCCGGCTTCAGCGCAGCCACCAGatctaaataaaacaaacagacggtagaaaaaggaaaaaaaaaaacagccccatTTCAAGGCGCATCTTCAAAGATCACTTCACCGCATAATAAACAACACATAAGGGTAAAGCAGTGCACAAAAATAGCAGCTAGTTGTCTAACTATCTTTCCATTGCCCTGGTTGTCTAGTGGAGTTGTTCACACATAACTGGTTGTGAGAAAACAAAACCTTGTGTCATCCTTTATGTAGGATTTCTGCTTCAGCTATTCTTTGAATGGACGTGTTATTTCAAAACACATtgaacaaacatgtttttgggaatacTTCAAACACAAACGAATGAGCTCAGATTAATGCTTTGTCTTCGTAACGGTTAACACAGGCTACGTAATTTAAGGTTGCTTCCATGCTCATGGTCAGAATTGACAATGTTGTCTACCAATAtagtaaaaataacacaaatggaccaaaaaaaacaactcattcCAAACAAAATGAGTCTTGCTAATTCAGAAACAAATAAATGCATTGCAGATGCCTTTGAACAACAGAAATTactgaaataaagttctatATAATCTCCAAATCTGAACTACTCAGTTTTCAGATAATccttttatatattcattttgtcCACATGTTTGTGGTATGTTGTTTAGCATGTGGGTCCATTAAACGCGTCTTTCTGCATTTACATATGTCGAAATGGATGGAGCAATAAAATCGTTTTCAGCAAAATAATGCTGCTTGGTATTTCAAATTAAATGCATGGAGGGTGGAATAAAATCGTCTTTGAAAACGCTGTCAAAGTGttgcaaaatgaaatattatttgcCTGTGTGCTAAAGAGCTGTTTAGAATGGTAGTTTCACATGAGAAACGAACCTGTGCTCGTGACTTATATAGTAGAGTAATAACATTTACTTATTCATTTGGCTTAAATTAAAAAGTGAAATGcaattatttgttcatttaaaatgttgaattaaTTCATAACAATTACAAATGCCATTTCCTTTCACTTTACCTTTAACAGTATTCATGGAGGCCTTAACTAGAGTGTATATTGCTGTTATATTAATTTCCTATGTTATTAAATTCTTAATGGGCATTTGGCGTAAGACCTATTTGGATTGACATCAGGTGATAAAAAGGTGcatgttatttatttgaaaaataataatgaaaacgtTTTATCCACATGCACAGATATCAAATTTAGGTATATTCATATTTGCTATGCAAAACTGTCACCTCCCCTgtaaacagctaaaaaaaaaaaagaaataaaccttaaatatttattgcttgacCATGCAAAGCCTACCATTAATTTAGTACTATGGACAACGTCCATAAAGGTAATCATGAATATGAATGGTTATTTGTATGTGACTTCTGATGTTTGTATTGTTGACCAGTCTTGGTTGTACATCACCTTTATAGTCCTTAAATCAGCTAGAATCCTCTAGCTGAGCCATAATTTTaatgaggacaagcactagTAAAAATTGAAGGAGGGTGGAATGGATTTATTATTGCCCTGGGAGGACTTTATGAAAAAATTATATAGCTCTTACTTTTGACGCTAATACCCAGCATACGGCGGCACAGGATTATACCAATGGCAGACTCGTCAACAGATTGCAAGGTCAGAAAGTAAATGTGAAATTGTTCATTTTAGAAGTAGATTAATGACAAAATTTGCAAAAGTTGTACCTGAATAGAATTCATTTCATGGTTATGCTGGCTTGCAATAAGAAGAGTAATATGCCTTATGTTGCCATGGGGACTGTGGGCCACCATTTTATAGTAACGGGCCAGCTCTGCAAgctcaaattaaaattataattaatttcTCCCATAAGAAATGATAAATAGCTAAGTATATATCAATGTAATGCTCAAACTTTGGTTAACAGAGGATGTACTTAGTCTATGGCAGTCTAAAAATTAACTGTATAGATAGtgcacatttgacttttttaatttaagttcatttttaataaaatgaacatttttccatttaatcTAAATAATTACTTCATTATGAGCCATTTAAATACAATATACTCGTATGGAAGAATGTTGGTAGACCAATCATGTGGGTCTTTAGTACATCCTTTGgtattgaattgaaatgagttttgaCCATTTGAAGtggtggattggacgtccatccctatcaatagcagccaattagttaaaaaataaataaataaactttctTTGCTGAATTACTGAGATTGCCCTATCTCCTGCTTACCAGGTGGCATGACGGTCTCGGTGAGGCGTGAACCGGCAACCGGGGCGATGGTGTTGCAGTGGATGTTGTACTTGCGTCCCTCAATGGCCAGCGTGTTGGACAGACCCAGCAGGCCCAGCTTGGCAGCGCTGTAGTTAGCTTGGCCGAAATTGCCGTAGATGCCCGCGGCCGAAGCCGTCATGATGATTCTAGGTGGCGTTAATGCATAATGGCAGCCATCACATGGGAGTCAGTTCACGGGGATCATTTGCAAATAGAGTGTGACAAGATGGATGGAGGGAATATTTTCTAAGGATTCAAGATTAAAATCACTGAAACTCCATGATTTTACATGAATCAGCACCACTTCGTTGAAAGGAGTATTCAAATTAAGCAGGTCAATTAAAAGCATTTATTGCTAAATTAACACCTTTGTTTTGCTGCTTTGATTCTCATTATCCTAATCATATGTGAAGTCAAAGCCTTTTCATGCACATTCTCTTTTCTCATGACACCAGGAAACCAACTAGCTTCACAATATAAGGTTCTAGACTCTTTCCTGTGTGCCTTTACACCTCAGAGTTACGTTCGTACAGCTAAATGCGAGCATGCCTTACCTGCCAAATTTTTGGTTCTTCATGTGGTTCCAGGCTGCGCGGGTGACCAAAAAGGAGCCTCGCAGGTGAACTCTTTGAATGAGGTctgaaaacaatgcaaaatggtCCTAAAATATAGTATAAGCCAGTTGAAATTGTTTCAGAATGTTACCAATAAATTCATGGTTGGTCATCTCAAATTATTGAATTGAACTGGACCTGTTGCTTATGCAGTGAATGTTGTATGATGAACACTTCTTAGGCGTCAGTATAAAATTATCGGGAAACACGACAAGCATGATGGCAAGGGAGTATGCCCTGTATCACTTGATGTATTCTGTACTGTAGTTTATTGATTCTTAGAGCGTGTTATGAGTACCACTGGTGGGATGCAGTTATCTGGAGCGAAGAAATCGATTGATTAAATCTGTTAACTGTACAGAATGTTTAAGTGGCTTCTCCTTTTCTTAAAAATCCTATAGATTACAGTCATTAATTAGTTCCCTGATTAGTATTTGGGGATGAAATAGTAATATAGAACTCTGTGCTGGTATAAAACAGTGAGATTTGATtgacaaatgtgttttatagaTGGAAATTACATAGTGTGTATccattcattttgatttttatttaattaacacAACATCCCAAATGTAATtgggttctattttttttttttttttaatcccattgGCGGTATCGAATGAAGAAAATGCTATTTGTTTTGTAGTGTCTatgttggtgtttgtttttggaCATACCCCAATCCAAATCGCTTGTCCTGACAAATGAACGGTCACGAAGAATCCTGCCAAATAGAAAGTGTCGTAAATGGCCACAGTGATGGAAGAGCTGTTTTCCAGCACTAAAATGACTTACCCAGCATTGTTTACGACAATATCTGAAAAACAAGACGTTAGAAATGAGATTTTGCAGCTACAAAAGCGAGAAACGTCAATGttgtaaacaacaacataaacaagAGCCCTATCTCAGTGAGCCCTAACTGAACTAAGCACTGCATTGGAACTTGACTCAAAAGTAGGCTAGCAATGATTAATGGTATCGATCGTTCCCCTACCTGTTCTTCTGCTGCTTCTGCCCAATCAATTAGCACTCACCTATTCTTCCAAACGCATCCAATGCCGCTTGAACGAGCTTCTCTCCCTCTTCCACCGAGTCTATTAGCATGCAAAACACAAATGGACAGGGAGGGGGAGGCTTGAAAACACGCTGAAtgattttccattaaaaatgacagttacaATAATATGCTCATGAAAAGAACACCACAAACGAGTAAAATCCAATTACTACTTGCCCTACTCTGATAGCAACGATTATTGATTGCAATGCATCATTACAATTGCTTCGACATTTtctagaatatatatatttcaagtcTACTTGGAAAAAATGCACTTAATTTGAATGCATGTAATTACCTCTGGGGGCCAATACAGTCCACGACACGCTGGTCGACCTCTATTTTGTTTATACAAATAATTTTCCAAATGGGAAATgctagtacagtaatccctcgaattttgcggataatgtagaccagacagggccgcaataatcaaaaaaacgcaaagtaggatcacccctattattactatcaCATTATGTTTTTgcacctatacaaaaatacaattacacAAATACAATTATCAAAAGGGGTGTaagtacatgtattttttttgttaaaaaatcagTTATTCTGAGAATACTCCGTTATTGTTGAGTTGATTTTTTATTGTCCAAGGCAGGCTACCAAATGACCGATTAGCAATTTGAATAACGAAACGGAGACTGGGATAGAAAACTCTAAAGCGATCAATTGTTTTGGGCCAATTCTCTGGTTGCAGACAGCTGACGGACTTCGCTATCATTGACTTCAAGACAGTGCCAATATGACTCtaaaacagatttatttaattatatagtAGGAATAAAATgccaaaagtgaaaaataaaaaagggtaaCCATGAATATAAAACAAAGAGATAATAACAGTGGCAGAGAAGAAAAGGCAACTAGAGGACAAGATAAAGGTTGTTCCAAAAAACTTCTCACCGTAGTTGGCCACTGCCTTGCCTCCCTTGGCTCTTATCTCCTCCACAACCTTATCGGCAGCCGCAGAACTCTTTCCGCCCCCTTTAGTGTCTGCCCCAAGGTCATTCACTTGAATATAGTGAGAGGAGGAAAAGATTAGCAATAAATGGGCAATGAGCGCGGTTCTCCCTCAGTGATTACAAATGTTTCGCTAAGCCTCGTCACACAGTTCAAGGGCAAAGGCATCGTAGATAGGAGCTATTATTTGGGATGTTTATGGCCATGGTGTGCGTCTAAATAACCGTGACAATCAATATAATGCACTGGAATGTGTCAATATTGATCCTCCAAAAGCTGAGGATTCACCATTTGAGCACAAGGGTGCCACTTGGAC
It includes:
- the hsd17b4 gene encoding peroxisomal multifunctional enzyme type 2; the encoded protein is MSLLFDGRVVLVTGAGGGLGKEYALAFAERGASVVVNDLGADTKGGGKSSAAADKVVEEIRAKGGKAVANYDSVEEGEKLVQAALDAFGRIDIVVNNAGILRDRSFVRTSDLDWDLIQRVHLRGSFLVTRAAWNHMKNQKFGRIIMTASAAGIYGNFGQANYSAAKLGLLGLSNTLAIEGRKYNIHCNTIAPVAGSRLTETVMPPDLVAALKPEYVAPMVLWLCHEQCQENGGLFEVGAGWIGKLRWERTQGCITRQKNQPMTPEVVRDQWDKVCDFTDSTKPTSIQESLQSVVSVLSKVESEQGVTTSSTSAPVASPTPGTNPTAAVGLKLPPTTFTFSHTQCILYALGVGMSTKDPDHLRFLYEGHPDFGSLPTFGVIPSQAAMMEGGLSSLPGFNIDLTQVLHGEQYLELYKPLPTSGQLTSKATIADILDKGSGAIILLDVKTYNGDELLCFNQFSVFVVGAGGFGGKRTSEKAKPLVPPPQRAPDAVLVDSTTNDQAALYRLSGDWNPLHIDPSFAAMGGFQAPILHGLCSFGFAARHVLKHFAGNDPSKFKAIKVRFVKPVMPGQSLQTEMWKEGSRVHIQCKVKETGALVLSGGYVDLHETAEKSPGAPQAALESELVFAEISRRIQDSGSDLVKKVNAIFGWEITKDGKTAGEWTIDLKNGSGALHRGAYSGKPDVTYSVSDDDFVDIVRGKLNPQKAFFSGKLKIRGNVMLGQKLEIILKDPAKL